The Enterococcus sp. 7F3_DIV0205 genome has a window encoding:
- the pstB gene encoding phosphate ABC transporter ATP-binding protein PstB — translation MKEYNLNDTNIIKLPEPIALHTDDLHVWYGENEAIKGVDLEFEKNKITALIGPSGCGKSTYLRSLNRMNDGIANTKVTGNIMYKGVNVNTKEVDVYEMRKRIGMVFQRPNPFSKSIYENITFALKQHGEKDKKKLDEIVETSLKQAALWEQVKDNLDKSALALSGGQQQRLCIARAIAMKPDILLLDEPASALDPISTGKVEETLVNLKDDYTIIIVTHNMQQAARISDYTAFFYLGKVIEYDETRKIFTRPKIQATEDYVSGHFG, via the coding sequence ATGAAAGAATATAATTTAAATGACACAAATATAATTAAATTACCAGAACCAATTGCCTTGCATACCGATGATCTTCATGTCTGGTATGGAGAAAACGAAGCCATCAAAGGTGTAGATCTAGAATTTGAAAAAAATAAAATCACAGCGTTGATTGGGCCCTCTGGTTGTGGTAAATCAACCTATCTACGTTCATTAAATCGCATGAACGATGGGATTGCAAACACTAAAGTAACAGGTAATATCATGTATAAAGGCGTTAATGTCAATACAAAAGAAGTCGATGTCTATGAAATGCGTAAACGCATCGGCATGGTTTTTCAACGTCCTAATCCATTTAGTAAATCAATCTATGAAAACATCACATTCGCATTAAAACAACATGGCGAAAAAGATAAGAAAAAACTAGATGAAATTGTTGAAACAAGTTTAAAACAAGCAGCGCTTTGGGAACAAGTAAAAGACAATTTAGATAAAAGTGCCTTAGCCTTGTCTGGTGGTCAACAACAACGTTTATGTATTGCTAGAGCGATTGCTATGAAACCAGATATTCTACTTTTAGATGAGCCAGCTAGTGCCCTAGATCCGATTTCAACTGGGAAGGTTGAAGAGACATTAGTGAATTTAAAAGATGATTATACGATCATTATCGTAACCCATAACATGCAGCAAGCTGCCCGTATCAGTGATTACACTGCCTTTTTCTACCTAGGTAAAGTGATCGAATACGATGAAACAAGAAAAATCTTTACACGACCAAAAATTCAAGCAACAGAAGATTACGTTTCTGGGCATTTTGGTTAG
- the pstB gene encoding phosphate ABC transporter ATP-binding protein PstB, with translation MTKEIISSKDLHLYYGKKEALKGIDLSINQGEITAMIGPSGCGKSTYLRSLNRMNDLIPGVTITGSVVYKGKDIYGPKTDIVDLRKEIGMVFQQPNPFPFSIYENVIYGLRLKGEKDKQVLDEAVENSLKAASVWEDVKDKLHKSALSLSGGQQQRVCIARVLAVDPEIILLDEPTSALDPVSSGKIENMLLTLKEKYTMIMVTHNMSQASRISDKTAFFLQGELIEFNDTKKIFLNPKEKQTEDYISGKFG, from the coding sequence ATGACAAAAGAAATTATTTCATCAAAAGATTTGCATTTATATTATGGTAAAAAAGAAGCCTTGAAAGGGATCGACTTGAGTATCAATCAAGGGGAAATCACAGCGATGATCGGACCATCAGGTTGTGGTAAATCGACTTATCTACGTTCGCTGAACCGGATGAATGATTTGATCCCAGGTGTGACGATCACTGGAAGTGTGGTCTATAAAGGGAAAGACATCTATGGTCCAAAAACGGATATCGTAGATTTACGTAAAGAAATCGGCATGGTTTTTCAACAACCGAATCCTTTTCCGTTTTCCATCTATGAAAATGTGATTTATGGTTTACGTTTAAAAGGCGAAAAAGATAAACAAGTGTTAGATGAAGCAGTGGAAAATAGTTTAAAAGCAGCATCTGTTTGGGAAGATGTGAAAGATAAACTGCATAAAAGTGCCTTATCTTTATCAGGCGGTCAACAACAACGTGTTTGTATCGCTCGTGTGTTAGCCGTTGATCCTGAAATTATTTTATTGGATGAACCGACAAGTGCCCTTGATCCAGTTTCAAGTGGTAAGATCGAGAATATGCTTTTAACATTGAAAGAGAAGTATACAATGATCATGGTGACACATAATATGTCTCAAGCTTCACGGATTTCTGATAAAACGGCTTTCTTTTTACAAGGCGAATTGATAGAATTTAATGATACGAAGAAGATATTCTTGAATCCAAAAGAAAAACAAACAGAAGACTACATTTCTGGAAAATTTGGTTAA
- the phoU gene encoding phosphate signaling complex protein PhoU, translating into MLRSQFEEELLNLHNQFYEMGMMVSNVVHKSVRAYINHDKKIAQEVIDYDVEINDMEVKLEKKSFEMIALQQPVTTDLRMIITVMKASSDLERMADHAVSIAKSTIRLKGETRIPEIEKEISDMSDYVKKMVDNVLIAYVKTDQKDARMIAKMDARVNEYFDSIYRHSIKAMQSNPETVISGTDYLHVATYLERIGDYVTNICEWIVYLATGKITELNSNHDE; encoded by the coding sequence ATGTTGCGCAGCCAATTCGAAGAAGAACTATTAAATCTTCATAATCAATTTTATGAAATGGGCATGATGGTAAGTAATGTTGTGCATAAATCTGTACGAGCGTATATCAACCACGATAAAAAAATAGCTCAAGAAGTCATTGATTATGATGTAGAAATTAATGATATGGAAGTTAAATTAGAGAAGAAAAGTTTTGAAATGATTGCTTTACAACAACCAGTAACAACCGATCTAAGAATGATCATCACTGTTATGAAAGCTAGTTCTGACTTAGAAAGAATGGCGGATCACGCTGTATCGATCGCTAAGTCAACGATTCGATTAAAAGGAGAAACTAGAATTCCTGAAATTGAAAAAGAAATTTCAGATATGTCTGATTATGTTAAAAAAATGGTTGATAACGTGTTGATCGCTTATGTCAAAACGGATCAAAAAGACGCTCGTATGATCGCTAAAATGGATGCTCGAGTGAACGAGTATTTTGATAGTATCTACAGACACTCAATCAAAGCAATGCAATCAAATCCTGAAACAGTCATTAGCGGAACCGACTATCTGCATGTAGCAACCTATTTAGAGCGGATCGGGGATTATGTGACAAATATCTGTGAATGGATCGTTTATCTAGCTACTGGAAAAATCACAGAATTGAATAGCAATCACGATGAATAA
- the uhpT gene encoding hexose-6-phosphate:phosphate antiporter: MEETNAVVGKGIRPTLAEQRKQWFKEFMKPFLVVVVIYITMYMIRNNFKAAQPLLKSQLGLTTTDLGYIGFVFSIVYGFGKFIVGYIVDGKNTKKILSILLLLSSITVLCMGILFTMNNVPMGWIVVLWSLNGLFQCVGGPSCASVITQWTTRSNRGRYIGLWNASHNIGGGFAGIFAVWCATTFFKGQVAGMFIIPAIVAAVVAIGTFFIGKNRPEDLGWNSSEEIFGEPVEEANVDAENLTKWEIFKKYLLTNPYIWVLCVANVFVYIVRIGIDNWAPLYVTEHLNFSQEAAAQTIFYFEMGALIGCLAWGYISDLLKGRPALVATVSTILLPIGIIGYQLGTTEFVINASLFMLGMMVFGPQLLINLSMLGFVPKKATVVSGGLLGAFAYLFGDSMAKILLAKISDPSKDGVNFFGHVLHGWNDTFIIFYISIVIIAVLLGIVALAEERRRKKVSA; the protein is encoded by the coding sequence TTGGAAGAAACGAATGCAGTTGTTGGTAAAGGGATCCGGCCGACTTTGGCCGAACAAAGAAAACAATGGTTTAAAGAATTTATGAAACCGTTTTTGGTTGTTGTGGTTATATACATCACCATGTACATGATTCGTAATAATTTTAAAGCAGCACAGCCATTATTAAAAAGTCAGTTAGGACTGACAACGACAGATCTTGGTTATATTGGTTTTGTCTTTTCCATCGTTTATGGATTTGGTAAATTTATTGTTGGTTACATCGTAGATGGCAAGAATACGAAGAAAATTTTATCTATTTTGTTATTATTGTCTTCGATAACCGTTTTATGTATGGGGATTCTTTTTACCATGAATAATGTCCCGATGGGCTGGATCGTGGTTTTATGGTCATTGAACGGATTGTTCCAATGTGTTGGTGGACCAAGTTGTGCTTCCGTTATTACACAATGGACAACGAGAAGCAATCGTGGGAGATATATTGGGTTATGGAATGCATCACATAATATTGGTGGTGGTTTTGCAGGGATTTTTGCTGTTTGGTGTGCGACAACGTTCTTTAAAGGTCAAGTTGCAGGGATGTTCATTATTCCAGCAATAGTGGCAGCTGTTGTGGCAATAGGAACATTTTTCATCGGGAAAAATAGACCAGAAGATTTAGGCTGGAATTCAAGTGAAGAAATCTTTGGTGAACCTGTGGAAGAAGCCAATGTAGATGCTGAAAATCTAACAAAGTGGGAAATTTTCAAAAAGTATCTCTTAACCAATCCTTATATTTGGGTTTTATGTGTTGCGAATGTATTTGTTTATATTGTTCGAATCGGTATCGATAACTGGGCACCGTTATATGTAACGGAACATTTGAATTTTTCGCAAGAAGCAGCAGCTCAAACGATTTTCTATTTTGAAATGGGCGCTTTGATCGGATGTTTGGCTTGGGGCTATATCTCAGATTTATTAAAAGGACGTCCAGCATTGGTTGCCACAGTCAGTACAATTTTACTACCGATTGGCATCATTGGATATCAACTTGGTACAACTGAATTTGTGATCAATGCATCATTATTTATGTTAGGCATGATGGTATTTGGACCGCAATTGTTGATCAATTTATCCATGTTAGGATTTGTACCGAAAAAAGCAACAGTTGTTTCGGGCGGATTGCTAGGCGCTTTTGCTTATTTATTTGGAGATTCAATGGCTAAAATTCTTTTGGCTAAGATTTCCGATCCGTCAAAAGATGGAGTGAATTTCTTTGGACACGTCCTACACGGTTGGAATGATACATTTATTATCTTTTATATTTCTATTGTGATCATTGCCGTTCTTTTAGGAATCGTGGCATTGGCAGAAGAAAGAAGAAGAAAAAAAGTAAGTGCATAA
- a CDS encoding tyrosine-protein phosphatase, with product MNVKITNFRDLGGIQNKEGKIVKAKKLLRSGHLVDLDQKTKTTLVDNFNLTRIIDFRRGFEISESPDTPIEDVEYVNLDLLGKMNAKNSSLADFAKLKSIEAVDKHMLGVYEDLILNPGAQEGFTEFMEYILANKEGSTIFHCFAGKDRTGYASALLLLLLDVEKEEIYKDFLITNTERKQANDELVQQFREQGFSEEQLESLATALYVKEDYLDHAFNLIEKNFGTAEKYAAECLNFDQEKLTELKSIYLTD from the coding sequence ATGAACGTAAAAATTACAAATTTTAGAGACTTAGGCGGCATTCAAAATAAAGAGGGAAAAATAGTTAAGGCGAAGAAATTATTGCGCTCGGGCCATTTAGTTGATTTAGATCAAAAAACAAAAACAACGCTTGTAGACAATTTTAACCTAACAAGAATCATTGATTTTAGACGAGGCTTTGAAATCAGTGAATCGCCAGATACTCCAATCGAAGATGTGGAGTATGTCAATTTAGATCTGTTAGGAAAGATGAACGCTAAAAATTCAAGTTTAGCTGATTTTGCTAAGTTAAAATCGATTGAAGCAGTTGATAAACATATGCTTGGCGTTTATGAAGATTTGATCCTGAATCCAGGTGCTCAAGAAGGTTTTACGGAGTTTATGGAGTATATTTTAGCTAATAAAGAAGGTTCAACAATTTTTCATTGTTTTGCTGGTAAGGATCGCACAGGCTACGCTTCAGCGTTATTGCTATTATTACTAGATGTGGAAAAAGAGGAAATTTATAAAGACTTTCTGATTACAAATACTGAGAGAAAACAAGCCAATGATGAATTAGTTCAGCAATTTAGAGAGCAAGGATTTAGTGAAGAGCAATTGGAGTCATTGGCAACAGCTCTTTATGTAAAGGAAGATTATCTGGATCACGCGTTTAATTTAATTGAGAAAAACTTCGGTACAGCAGAAAAATATGCAGCTGAATGTTTAAATTTTGATCAAGAAAAACTAACTGAGCTGAAAAGTATTTACTTAACTGACTAA